The following coding sequences are from one Arachis hypogaea cultivar Tifrunner chromosome 7, arahy.Tifrunner.gnm2.J5K5, whole genome shotgun sequence window:
- the LOC112703805 gene encoding probable CCR4-associated factor 1 homolog 7, with the protein MPPVDSVEIREVWNHNVEEEFAIIREIVDDYPYIAMDTEFPGIVLRPVGNFKNSYDFHYQTLKENVDMLKLIQLGLTFSDEQGNLPRCGTSDAPCIWQFNFREFNLNEDVFANDSIELLRQSGIDFQKNNADGIDARRFGELLMSSGIVLNDNVHWVTFHSGYDFGYLLKLLTCQNLPETQTGFFNLINLYFPTVYDIKHLMKFCNSLHGGLNKLAELLEVERVGVCHQAGSDSLLTSSTFRKLKENFFSGSLQKYAGVLYGLGVENAQNTTH; encoded by the coding sequence ATGCCTCCTGTCGATTCGGTCGAAATTAGGGAGGTTTGGAACCACAATGTGGAGGAGGAATTCGCCATTATCCGTGAGATCGTGGACGATTACCCTTACATCGCCATGGACACGGAGTTCCCAGGAATCGTCCTCCGCCCCGTGGGAAACTTCAAGAACAGTTATGATTTTCATTACCAGACGCTGAAGGAGAACGTGGACATGTTGAAGCTCATCCAATTGGGGCTGACCTTCTCCGACGAGCAGGGCAACCTCCCTAGATGCGGCACCTCCGACGCCCCCTGCATCTGGCAGTTCAACTTCCGCGAGTTCAACCTGAACGAGGACGTCTTCGCGAACGACTCCATCGAGCTCCTCCGGCAGAGCGGCATCGATTTCCAAAAGAACAACGCGGACGGCATTGACGCCCGGCGTTTTGGGGAGCTGCTGATGTCGTCCGGGATCGTGTTGAACGACAACGTGCATTGGGTGACGTTCCACAGCGGTTATGATTTTGGGTACCTGCTGAAGCTGCTGACGTGTCAGAACCTGCCGGAGACGCAGACGGGGTTCTTCAACCTCATCAATTTGTATTTCCCCACCGTCTACGACATTAAGCATCTCATGAAGTTCTGCAACAGCCTTCACGGAGGCCTCAACAAGCTCGCTGAGCTCTTGGAGGTCGAGAGGGTTGGGGTCTGCCACCAGGCCGGTTCCGATAGTTTGCTGACGTCATCTACCTTCCGCAAGTTGAAGGAGAATTTCTTTAGTGGCTCCCTCCAGAAGTATGCTGGAGTCTTGTATGGATTAGGGGTTGAAAATGCACAGAATACTACTCATTGA